In the Borrelia turicatae 91E135 genome, one interval contains:
- a CDS encoding type B 50S ribosomal protein L31, giving the protein MKKDIHPVSNLVIFKDSSNGTMFLTRSTLTSKETIKYSDNKEYPLITVEITSKSHPFYTGQQKFVDAAGRIDKFNKKYKKLK; this is encoded by the coding sequence ATGAAAAAAGATATACATCCTGTTAGTAATTTAGTAATATTTAAAGATAGTTCCAATGGTACGATGTTTTTAACTAGATCTACTTTAACTTCAAAAGAGACAATTAAATATAGTGATAATAAAGAGTATCCATTAATTACTGTTGAAATTACAAGCAAATCGCATCCTTTTTATACAGGTCAACAAAAGTTTGTTGATGCAGCAGGTAGAATTGACAAATTTAACAAAAAATATAAAAAGCTTAAGTAA
- the serS gene encoding serine--tRNA ligase, producing the protein MLDLKFIRDNLELIQKNIKDRGLELDIDLLISLDDERKKLVTKIGELNAIRNENANAMKGKIDDSRRHSFIETGKVLKSEIAILEEKLSHITSKLLIEHKRIPNISAPDVPVGEGEDGNIVLKVSGSIPNFDFKPKDHLEIGIDLDLFDFERAREVSGNKFYYLKNEAVFLELALINFALNKLKPKGFDLFITPDIAREFIVDGIGFNPRGTESNIYKIEDTDKYLIGTAEITLGGYYYNTILDLKSPLKMAGLSHCFRKEAGAAGQFSKGLYRVHQFSKVEMFCLCKSEDSDRIHNEFLALEEEIFTELEIPYRVLNVCSFDLGASAYKKYDIEAWMPGRGDKGEYGEVTSTSNCTDYQSRRLKIRYKDDGQSKFVHMINGTALASTRTIIAILENFQDARGGVRIPKNLVKYTGFDYISPKN; encoded by the coding sequence ATGCTTGACTTGAAGTTTATAAGAGATAATTTAGAGCTTATTCAAAAAAATATTAAAGATAGAGGGCTTGAGTTAGATATCGATCTGTTAATTTCTCTTGATGATGAGCGCAAAAAACTTGTTACTAAGATAGGGGAGTTGAATGCTATAAGGAATGAAAATGCTAACGCTATGAAAGGAAAAATAGATGATTCCCGTAGGCATTCTTTCATAGAGACTGGAAAGGTTTTAAAGTCTGAAATTGCGATATTGGAAGAAAAATTGAGTCATATAACATCTAAACTGTTGATTGAGCACAAGCGGATTCCAAACATTTCTGCTCCTGATGTTCCTGTTGGTGAGGGTGAGGATGGAAATATTGTGTTAAAAGTGTCAGGAAGTATTCCAAATTTTGATTTTAAACCAAAGGATCATTTGGAAATTGGAATTGATTTGGATCTTTTTGATTTTGAAAGGGCACGTGAGGTTAGCGGTAATAAGTTTTATTATCTTAAAAATGAAGCTGTTTTTTTAGAGCTTGCACTTATTAATTTTGCTTTAAATAAACTTAAACCCAAGGGTTTTGATTTATTTATCACACCTGATATTGCAAGGGAATTTATAGTTGATGGAATTGGCTTTAATCCGCGTGGCACTGAAAGTAATATTTATAAAATTGAAGATACAGATAAATATCTTATTGGTACAGCTGAGATTACTCTTGGTGGATATTATTATAATACTATATTAGATCTTAAGTCTCCACTAAAGATGGCAGGACTTTCTCATTGTTTTCGTAAAGAGGCAGGAGCAGCTGGACAATTTTCTAAGGGCCTTTATAGGGTGCATCAATTTAGTAAAGTGGAAATGTTTTGTCTTTGTAAGAGTGAAGATTCTGATCGTATTCATAATGAGTTTTTGGCATTAGAAGAAGAAATTTTTACTGAACTTGAGATCCCGTATAGAGTCTTAAATGTTTGTTCTTTTGATCTTGGTGCATCAGCTTATAAGAAGTACGATATTGAAGCTTGGATGCCGGGTAGGGGAGATAAGGGCGAGTATGGAGAGGTTACTTCAACTTCAAACTGTACAGATTATCAGTCAAGGCGCCTTAAAATTAGATATAAGGATGATGGTCAGAGTAAGTTTGTACATATGATAAATGGTACAGCCTTAGCCTCAACAAGAACAATCATTGCTATACTTGAGAACTTTCAGGATGCAAGAGGCGGTGTACGAATACCTAAGAATTTGGTCAAATATACAGGTTTTGATTATATATCTCCTAAAAATTAG
- the dusA gene encoding tRNA dihydrouridine(20/20a) synthase DusA, producing MLINRKIAIAPMVAITDEHFRYIIRLLSKKVTLYTPMISAKSIIMGKLNTIVKQTPTDSPIAIQIATDCENDAAKAIEILENKFNFDEYNLNVGCPSSRVQDANYGACLMQTPTQVGKILQAMKKNTNKPVSIKHRIGIRHNKREYHETNYRELKQFVEKIIEYEIKNFTIHARVAILNGYSPKDNQNIPKLRHELVYQLKQDHKNIFIEINGGIISSNHIKTHLSYVDSVMIGRAAAKDPYFIAKISREFLEEKEKIPTREEVLLKMVEYIKEYNEHLSINTILKHIMRIVFAKDNARKFRQILSAPFPKNLKNHEILLSAIEHLREDTLKSNF from the coding sequence ATGTTAATAAACCGAAAAATCGCAATAGCACCAATGGTAGCAATTACTGACGAACACTTTAGATATATAATAAGATTATTATCAAAAAAAGTTACCCTATATACCCCAATGATTTCTGCAAAATCAATTATTATGGGCAAGTTAAACACAATTGTAAAACAAACTCCCACTGATTCACCCATTGCAATTCAAATAGCAACAGACTGTGAAAACGACGCCGCAAAAGCCATAGAAATCCTTGAAAACAAATTTAACTTTGATGAATATAATCTTAACGTTGGCTGCCCATCATCTCGTGTCCAAGATGCAAACTATGGGGCATGTTTAATGCAAACTCCAACTCAGGTAGGCAAAATCCTGCAAGCCATGAAAAAAAACACAAATAAACCTGTCTCAATCAAACACAGAATAGGCATAAGACATAATAAAAGAGAATATCATGAAACAAACTATAGAGAACTCAAACAATTTGTAGAAAAAATTATAGAATATGAAATAAAAAATTTTACCATTCATGCAAGAGTAGCCATACTAAATGGATATTCTCCTAAAGATAATCAAAATATTCCAAAACTCAGACATGAACTTGTATATCAATTGAAGCAAGATCATAAAAATATATTTATTGAAATAAATGGAGGAATTATCAGTAGTAACCACATAAAAACACATCTATCTTATGTGGATTCTGTTATGATTGGAAGAGCTGCGGCAAAAGATCCTTATTTCATTGCCAAAATTTCAAGAGAATTCTTAGAAGAAAAAGAAAAAATTCCAACAAGAGAAGAAGTATTATTAAAAATGGTAGAATATATCAAAGAATATAACGAACACCTTTCAATTAATACCATACTAAAACACATAATGAGAATAGTATTTGCAAAAGACAATGCTCGCAAATTTAGACAAATCTTAAGTGCACCTTTTCCTAAAAATCTTAAAAATCATGAAATACTCTTAAGCGCAATTGAACACTTAAGAGAAGATACTTTAAAATCTAATTTTTAG
- a CDS encoding 6-phosphogluconolactonase → MEFLCSNKESDLKGRFFDFFLKNISRDDFTSIGVCGGRNIISFLNVFDEQNYPIKKSHFFLVDERCVDLNSEYSNFRLLSEGFFSKMMKKNLICGSNFHPFIYSEFDETSSIYNYNVEFNSRFTRLDLSILSVGEDGHVASLFPSRKLLFSEMEGYQYEYDAPKFPSKRMSLTPKSLLLSKASVLLFIGHEKKGALENFLSSEISLRECPAKIFKDHARLLVLTNIEGVYAGS, encoded by the coding sequence ATGGAATTTTTGTGTTCTAATAAAGAGAGTGATTTAAAGGGAAGGTTTTTTGATTTTTTTTTAAAAAATATTAGTCGAGATGATTTTACTAGTATTGGAGTTTGTGGTGGTCGAAATATTATTTCTTTTCTCAATGTCTTTGATGAACAAAATTATCCTATTAAAAAATCTCATTTTTTTTTAGTAGATGAGCGTTGTGTTGATTTAAATAGCGAGTACAGTAATTTTAGGCTTTTAAGTGAAGGATTTTTCTCTAAAATGATGAAGAAAAATTTAATCTGTGGTTCTAATTTTCATCCATTTATTTACAGTGAGTTTGATGAAACATCGTCTATTTATAATTATAATGTTGAATTTAATTCTAGATTTACAAGATTGGATCTTAGCATTTTGTCTGTTGGTGAAGATGGGCATGTTGCTTCTCTTTTTCCTTCAAGGAAACTTTTATTTTCTGAGATGGAAGGATATCAATATGAGTATGATGCACCAAAGTTTCCAAGTAAGCGAATGAGCTTAACACCTAAGTCTTTACTTTTGTCTAAGGCTTCTGTGTTACTCTTTATTGGTCATGAAAAAAAGGGTGCTTTAGAAAATTTTTTAAGTTCAGAAATTTCTCTAAGAGAATGTCCAGCTAAAATTTTCAAGGATCATGCTCGTTTATTGGTTCTTACAAATATTGAGGGAGTCTATGCAGGATCCTAG
- a CDS encoding SIMPL domain-containing protein (The SIMPL domain is named for its presence in mouse protein SIMPL (signalling molecule that associates with mouse pelle-like kinase). Bacterial member BP26, from Brucella, was shown to assemble into a channel-like structure, while YggE from E. coli has been associated with resistance to oxidative stress.), which translates to MFAKKLLFLLSSLVFLIASVIMSIGIKNIGIKNGNYITVKGLSEKEVLSTSSSWNLRYELGGNTIDEINKLNNANFLAIRDFFVSYGFHEDEISMKNMDFHIANYSDALYKYNAYISLGIYTKDIDKMEQVSKNIIKLYNKGVLFTGNGGPSYYFDKINDVKPAMLADSIKNALDAALEFSRNSGAVLGKIKTANQGYFEFLPVDRSSENHERYSKKILRVVTTVSYYLD; encoded by the coding sequence ATGTTTGCAAAAAAGTTATTATTTTTATTGTCATCTTTAGTTTTTTTGATAGCCTCAGTTATCATGTCTATTGGTATAAAGAATATTGGGATAAAAAATGGAAATTACATTACTGTTAAGGGCTTAAGTGAAAAAGAGGTACTCTCAACTTCTTCAAGTTGGAATTTACGGTATGAATTAGGTGGAAATACTATAGATGAGATTAATAAGTTAAATAATGCAAATTTTTTGGCGATAAGAGATTTTTTTGTTAGCTATGGGTTTCATGAAGATGAGATAAGCATGAAAAATATGGATTTTCATATTGCAAACTATAGTGATGCTCTTTATAAGTACAATGCGTATATATCTTTAGGTATTTATACTAAAGATATTGATAAAATGGAGCAGGTAAGCAAAAATATTATTAAACTTTACAATAAAGGAGTCCTCTTTACTGGTAATGGTGGACCAAGTTATTATTTTGATAAAATCAATGATGTTAAACCTGCAATGTTAGCAGATTCTATTAAAAATGCCTTGGATGCGGCTTTAGAGTTCTCACGTAATTCTGGTGCTGTTTTAGGAAAAATTAAGACCGCAAATCAAGGATACTTTGAATTTCTTCCAGTTGATAGAAGTTCCGAAAATCATGAGCGTTATTCAAAAAAGATATTAAGGGTTGTTACTACAGTTTCTTATTATTTAGATTAA
- a CDS encoding alanine--tRNA ligase, translating to MKLDELRKKYIEFFKSKGHCEIAGKSLIPDNDSTVLFNTAGMQPLVPYLLGEIHPSGDMLVDVQKCLRTGDIDEVGDLSHLTFFEMLGNWSLGAYFKELSVKYSFEFLTSPDYLNISKDRLYVSVFEGDENIPRDTKTASVWESLGIPKDRIFYLSREHNFWGPVGNVGPCGPDTEIFVDTGKEKCSNECDITCSCGKYFEIWNNVFMQYKRDENGNYEELNRKCVDTGMGIERTITFLQGKSSVYDTDAFKPIIDKIEKISGKIYGQNLEDDKSIRIIADHIKASCFILADNFAVLPSNVGQGYVLRRIIRRAIRYAKKLGMESHVLADLVDPVEEIYKSFYKELTENKDFIKAELNTEEKKFFKTLRHGEQEFIKLIQHLSSKLIPGEIAFKLYDTYGFPYEITEELATEYGFSIDKTGFEEHFRKHRKVSKKGGDKVFKGGLADCTYETTKLHTATHLLHKALQLVLGDHVRQKGSNITAERLRFDFSHPYKMTDDEIKRVEDMVNLQIKNKLSVNRTVMSLDDALAKGAMALFGEKYEEIVSVYEIDGFSIEVCGGPHVKNTSELGIFKIQKEQASSSGVRRIKGILID from the coding sequence GTGAAACTTGATGAACTACGTAAAAAGTATATAGAATTTTTTAAGAGTAAGGGACATTGTGAGATTGCAGGCAAGTCTTTAATTCCTGATAATGATTCTACAGTTCTTTTTAATACAGCTGGCATGCAACCGCTTGTACCTTATCTTCTTGGAGAAATACATCCATCTGGAGATATGTTAGTTGACGTTCAGAAATGTTTAAGAACAGGAGACATTGATGAGGTGGGAGATCTGAGTCATTTAACTTTTTTTGAAATGCTTGGAAATTGGTCCCTTGGAGCTTATTTTAAAGAACTTTCAGTAAAGTATAGTTTTGAGTTTTTAACTTCACCTGATTACTTAAATATTTCAAAAGATAGGCTTTATGTTAGTGTTTTTGAAGGTGATGAGAATATTCCACGGGATACAAAGACAGCTAGTGTTTGGGAAAGTCTTGGAATTCCTAAAGATAGGATATTTTATCTCTCAAGAGAGCATAATTTTTGGGGTCCTGTTGGAAATGTAGGGCCTTGTGGGCCGGATACTGAAATCTTTGTAGATACAGGCAAAGAGAAGTGTTCTAATGAATGTGATATTACATGTTCTTGTGGTAAGTATTTTGAGATTTGGAATAATGTTTTTATGCAATATAAAAGGGATGAGAATGGAAATTATGAAGAGTTGAATCGGAAATGTGTGGATACAGGAATGGGTATTGAGAGAACAATTACATTTTTGCAGGGAAAGTCTTCAGTTTATGACACGGATGCATTTAAACCGATAATTGATAAGATCGAAAAAATTTCTGGCAAAATTTATGGGCAGAATTTAGAGGATGATAAATCTATTCGAATAATTGCTGATCATATTAAGGCCAGTTGTTTTATTTTGGCTGATAATTTTGCAGTTCTTCCGTCTAATGTAGGACAGGGATATGTTTTAAGGAGAATCATTAGGAGAGCTATTAGATATGCAAAAAAACTTGGGATGGAATCTCATGTTTTAGCAGATCTTGTTGATCCTGTTGAAGAGATTTATAAATCTTTTTATAAAGAATTAACAGAAAATAAAGATTTTATTAAGGCTGAGTTAAATACAGAGGAAAAAAAATTTTTTAAAACTTTGCGTCATGGTGAACAAGAATTTATTAAATTAATTCAGCATTTATCATCGAAATTAATTCCTGGTGAGATTGCTTTTAAACTTTATGATACTTATGGTTTTCCTTATGAAATAACGGAAGAACTTGCAACTGAATATGGATTTAGTATAGATAAGACAGGTTTTGAAGAGCATTTTAGGAAGCATCGAAAGGTTTCTAAGAAAGGAGGTGATAAAGTCTTTAAAGGGGGACTTGCGGATTGTACATATGAGACTACCAAGCTACATACAGCTACTCATTTGCTTCATAAGGCACTTCAATTAGTCTTAGGTGATCATGTAAGGCAAAAAGGTAGTAATATTACTGCTGAGAGACTAAGGTTTGATTTTAGTCATCCTTATAAAATGACGGATGATGAGATAAAAAGAGTTGAAGATATGGTTAATTTACAGATAAAAAATAAATTATCTGTAAATCGAACTGTAATGAGTCTGGATGATGCTTTGGCTAAGGGTGCTATGGCTCTATTTGGTGAGAAATATGAAGAGATTGTCAGTGTGTATGAAATTGATGGTTTTTCAATTGAAGTTTGTGGTGGACCGCATGTTAAGAACACTAGTGAACTTGGGATTTTTAAGATACAAAAGGAACAGGCTTCATCATCAGGTGTAAGGAGAATAAAAGGCATTTTGATCGATTAA
- a CDS encoding insulinase family protein, translating into MKRKKIFNLISKTYLEEYDTEGCYFKHESGLEIFELKNTTFKENAFGIAFKTIPLNNTGVAHILEHTIFCGSNKYRIKDPFLYLMKGSLNTFLNAMTFPDKTLYPAASTIQKDYFNLFKIYADAVFNPLLKKEAFMQEGYNINPNNFKLSGIVLNEMKGNYSNKNSLINEIATNSLFSEGTYQYDSGGNPINIIDLTYEEFIEFYRKHYTLENCKIFLFGNIDTNKNLNFIEKYIIRPYTKEKLNINYNIKKTTRWNKGKTLNFDIPKETENTLGVYAINWLCTDIKNIKENIGLEILSEILLDSSCQFTINMLKSNIGDVIADVSGINTDIKECVFSFGLQNVVPGKMEEFKNMVFNELKNLVKVKISEELIQGILFGYEFALKEEKGQGWPISLMIKSFKGWLHGMHPTETLKINCHLDEIKNKLEKGEPYFENLIEKYLLNNNHYTLIQFNPSDTVLKEMEEKIEKKLMDREIDIKKNPEKFAEFTKDYNQFKDYQKKEDLKSDITKLPMLKIEDLPKEVEKSLILNETPELKTHTFELKKNNNIFNVHLFFKLNFLQKEDFMHLSLLKRAIQDLSTQNYSYVDLNNKIQNTLGQLNIHESYEEDIQGNMINLFNINFKSFNNKIQESFILIKEILININFHDYDRLKEIVLSLKNDFKSILIPKGHIFATIRSESKLSQSKYLKELQVGLTGREYWQKVKTDIESLRELASNLERLRDKIIFKDNLSSLLIGSTNDVIKRLESELFTLRESLSKKTYINNPITIQPSGNILTEIIIIPSKISFNSISFASYKITDENYPKINFLTHILKSGILWEKIRVMGGAYGAFASITNGIFSFASYRDPNFVKTYQAFETSLEELANNEIKNEELYTYLVGVIGLSTNVKTKSIEILESHKRKMLNISDQLRQDIRNSYFKITSTDIKNISEQVLNQLKQKNSITSLVNHATYEDEKEKLEAFIGTNYKVKKIY; encoded by the coding sequence ATGAAAAGAAAAAAAATTTTCAACTTAATTTCAAAAACTTACCTAGAAGAATATGACACTGAAGGATGTTATTTTAAACATGAAAGTGGACTAGAAATATTTGAACTAAAAAATACCACATTTAAAGAAAATGCTTTTGGAATAGCATTCAAGACTATTCCCCTAAATAATACGGGGGTTGCTCATATCCTAGAGCACACGATTTTTTGCGGATCAAATAAATATAGAATAAAAGATCCTTTTCTTTATTTAATGAAAGGAAGCCTAAACACTTTCTTAAATGCAATGACATTTCCAGATAAGACTCTCTATCCAGCAGCATCTACAATCCAAAAAGATTATTTTAACTTATTCAAAATATATGCCGATGCTGTTTTTAACCCATTACTTAAAAAAGAAGCCTTTATGCAGGAAGGTTATAATATAAACCCAAATAACTTTAAACTATCTGGTATTGTCTTAAATGAAATGAAAGGTAATTATTCCAACAAAAATTCTTTAATTAACGAAATTGCTACCAATTCTCTTTTTTCTGAAGGTACCTATCAATACGATTCTGGGGGCAATCCTATCAATATCATTGACCTTACATACGAAGAATTTATCGAATTTTACAGAAAACACTATACACTAGAAAATTGTAAAATATTTTTATTTGGCAATATTGACACTAATAAAAATCTTAATTTTATTGAAAAATATATAATTAGACCTTATACAAAGGAAAAATTAAATATTAATTACAATATAAAAAAAACCACAAGATGGAATAAAGGTAAAACACTAAATTTTGATATCCCAAAAGAAACTGAAAATACACTAGGAGTATATGCAATAAACTGGTTATGTACTGATATTAAAAATATCAAAGAAAATATCGGACTTGAAATTCTATCAGAAATTCTCCTAGACAGCTCCTGTCAATTCACTATAAACATGCTAAAGAGTAATATTGGTGACGTAATAGCTGATGTTAGTGGCATCAACACAGACATAAAAGAATGCGTATTTTCATTCGGATTACAAAACGTAGTTCCAGGAAAAATGGAAGAATTTAAAAATATGGTTTTTAATGAACTTAAAAATCTTGTTAAAGTAAAAATTTCAGAAGAACTAATACAAGGTATTCTCTTTGGTTATGAATTTGCATTAAAAGAAGAAAAAGGACAAGGATGGCCTATTTCTTTAATGATCAAAAGTTTTAAAGGTTGGTTACATGGAATGCATCCAACTGAAACTTTAAAAATTAATTGTCATCTAGATGAGATTAAAAACAAACTAGAGAAAGGGGAACCTTACTTTGAAAATCTAATAGAAAAATATTTACTCAATAATAATCATTACACATTGATCCAATTTAATCCATCAGATACAGTCCTTAAAGAAATGGAAGAAAAAATAGAAAAAAAATTAATGGATAGAGAAATTGACATTAAGAAAAATCCAGAAAAATTTGCAGAATTTACTAAAGATTATAATCAATTTAAAGACTATCAAAAAAAGGAAGATCTTAAATCCGACATTACTAAGCTTCCCATGCTAAAAATAGAGGATTTACCAAAAGAAGTTGAAAAAAGTTTAATTCTTAATGAAACTCCTGAACTTAAAACACATACGTTTGAATTAAAGAAAAACAATAATATCTTCAATGTGCATCTATTTTTTAAATTAAATTTTCTACAAAAAGAAGATTTTATGCATCTTTCTTTATTAAAAAGAGCCATTCAAGATCTATCTACCCAAAATTATTCCTATGTAGATTTAAATAATAAAATCCAAAATACTTTGGGACAATTAAACATACATGAAAGTTATGAAGAAGATATACAAGGAAACATGATAAATTTATTTAACATAAATTTCAAATCATTTAACAATAAAATTCAAGAATCATTTATATTAATTAAAGAAATTTTAATCAACATAAATTTTCATGATTACGATAGATTAAAAGAAATAGTCTTAAGCCTAAAAAATGATTTTAAATCGATACTAATACCCAAAGGACATATCTTTGCAACAATAAGATCAGAATCAAAATTAAGTCAAAGCAAATATCTAAAAGAACTTCAAGTTGGCCTTACAGGAAGAGAATACTGGCAAAAAGTAAAGACAGACATAGAATCTTTAAGAGAACTTGCATCTAATTTAGAAAGGCTAAGGGACAAAATAATTTTTAAAGACAATCTCTCATCACTGCTTATAGGTAGTACTAACGATGTCATTAAAAGATTAGAAAGTGAATTATTCACATTAAGAGAAAGTTTAAGTAAAAAGACTTATATCAATAACCCAATTACAATACAACCATCAGGCAATATCTTAACAGAAATAATCATTATTCCATCAAAAATATCTTTTAACTCCATAAGCTTTGCAAGCTATAAAATAACAGATGAAAATTATCCAAAAATAAATTTCTTAACACATATATTAAAAAGTGGGATCTTATGGGAAAAAATAAGGGTCATGGGAGGAGCATACGGTGCATTTGCATCAATTACAAACGGAATATTTTCTTTTGCATCATATAGAGATCCTAACTTTGTAAAGACATATCAAGCATTTGAAACATCATTAGAAGAATTGGCTAATAACGAAATTAAAAACGAAGAACTCTATACATATTTAGTAGGAGTAATTGGTTTAAGTACAAATGTAAAAACCAAATCCATAGAAATATTAGAAAGCCATAAAAGAAAAATGCTAAACATTAGTGATCAGCTAAGACAAGATATAAGAAACTCTTACTTCAAAATAACAAGCACAGACATTAAAAATATATCTGAACAAGTATTAAACCAATTAAAACAAAAAAATAGCATTACATCTCTTGTTAACCATGCAACTTATGAAGATGAAAAAGAAAAACTAGAAGCATTTATTGGAACAAACTACAAGGTAAAAAAAATATATTAA
- a CDS encoding flagellar motor switch protein FliG — MQDPRISKYQDAKNWGVKTFKESEKKELHNDLPEIQGSLLKSWVNLIKRGKREDFSNSSSLSKGVGKPGFIRKESKVSKIAKYFLAIGLEKSSKIMAELDDADIIAITREITKIKYITPDDKKRIIQEFEDLVKSERKYLKIDDKFTYELLNKSLSKAKAKEIYIKVTGIDPFLPFDYLSGVEDEQLWALIKDENIQTLLIIYNYLTKEQKKYVFSMLEKDIKKQFVKELAKPRQLNMDMIEIISDRLKSRFAMQGKLKTEKLDGSKILVDILSYMDSEDEKNLLSNIDMKVLNPVKDNEIKERIFDINVILRITDNDMHNILREFTDNDIAIIIKDKSDEIRDKILFNVSRRRKTLILEEESFLKEVKKRDIKAMTTSFVNYIKELTLKGELMIYRKNEEFI; from the coding sequence ATGCAGGATCCTAGGATTTCTAAATATCAGGATGCAAAAAATTGGGGAGTAAAAACCTTTAAAGAATCTGAAAAAAAAGAGTTACATAATGATTTGCCTGAAATACAAGGTTCTCTGCTTAAGTCATGGGTCAATCTGATTAAGAGGGGCAAAAGAGAGGATTTCAGCAATTCAAGTTCTCTTAGCAAAGGAGTTGGGAAGCCAGGATTTATTCGTAAAGAGAGTAAAGTATCAAAAATAGCAAAATATTTCTTAGCTATTGGTCTTGAAAAATCATCAAAAATTATGGCTGAACTTGATGATGCTGATATAATTGCAATTACTAGAGAAATTACAAAAATTAAGTACATTACCCCTGATGATAAAAAGCGGATTATTCAAGAATTTGAAGATTTAGTAAAAAGTGAGAGAAAATATTTAAAAATTGATGATAAATTTACTTATGAGTTATTAAATAAATCTTTAAGTAAGGCAAAAGCGAAAGAGATTTATATAAAAGTTACAGGAATTGATCCATTTTTGCCTTTTGATTACTTATCTGGTGTTGAGGATGAACAACTTTGGGCTTTAATTAAAGATGAAAATATTCAAACACTTTTGATAATATATAATTATTTAACCAAAGAACAGAAAAAATATGTTTTTTCTATGTTGGAAAAAGATATTAAGAAACAGTTTGTTAAGGAGCTTGCTAAGCCGAGACAATTAAATATGGATATGATTGAGATTATCTCTGATAGACTTAAGAGTAGATTTGCAATGCAGGGTAAACTTAAGACAGAAAAACTTGATGGTTCTAAGATACTTGTTGATATTTTGAGTTATATGGATTCTGAGGATGAAAAAAATCTTTTGAGTAATATTGATATGAAAGTTTTAAATCCTGTTAAAGATAATGAGATTAAAGAAAGAATATTTGATATTAATGTAATACTTAGAATTACAGATAATGATATGCATAATATTTTAAGAGAATTTACAGATAACGATATTGCAATTATTATTAAAGATAAAAGTGATGAAATTAGAGATAAAATTCTTTTCAATGTTTCAAGAAGACGTAAAACTCTTATTTTAGAAGAAGAGTCTTTTTTGAAAGAGGTAAAAAAGAGAGATATAAAAGCAATGACTACGTCCTTTGTTAATTATATTAAGGAGTTAACTTTAAAGGGTGAATTAATGATATATAGAAAAAATGAGGAGTTTATTTAG